Proteins from a single region of Mucilaginibacter daejeonensis:
- a CDS encoding metallophosphoesterase family protein: protein MAIEKHTTPVFKKDLPDDSYKIQPLPQPTGAYPYHLNLSEVTAVAPDARKLVFHMVGDTGNVTDPRSQQLVVNAMARQFKGDLTDKERPKFLYHLGDIVYHHGQAARYARQFFEPYRNYPGPIFAIAGNHDSEVDPEDANPYRSLDAFTAVFCDTEPRIVPFSNGAERKSMTQPNVYWTLDTPLATIIGMHSNTPKFGSVSEEQRQWLISELIAANAQRPDKAVILCVHHAPYSADTNHGASAYMISLLEGVFDQIGIRPDVVLSGHVHNYQRFQKHYANGSLTYIVAGSGGFSELHSIAATDDARFTADSPLLKDVDLVTYNEAAHGFLKISVEKQPDQGLLITGEYYAMPHPDDVAGDPQASLSDRFQINASV from the coding sequence ATGGCGATAGAGAAACATACTACCCCCGTATTCAAGAAAGATTTGCCCGACGATAGTTATAAGATACAGCCGTTACCCCAGCCCACGGGTGCATACCCCTATCATTTGAACCTGAGCGAGGTGACCGCCGTGGCTCCCGATGCCCGCAAACTGGTGTTCCACATGGTGGGTGATACCGGTAACGTGACCGACCCGCGATCACAGCAGCTGGTGGTAAATGCCATGGCCCGCCAGTTCAAGGGCGATCTTACCGACAAGGAACGTCCCAAGTTCCTGTATCATTTGGGCGATATCGTTTATCATCACGGGCAGGCGGCGCGTTACGCACGCCAGTTCTTTGAGCCCTACCGCAACTACCCGGGACCCATATTTGCTATTGCCGGTAATCATGACAGTGAGGTAGACCCCGAGGATGCGAACCCATACCGCAGCCTGGATGCTTTTACCGCAGTTTTTTGCGACACCGAGCCGCGTATCGTGCCCTTTAGCAACGGAGCAGAACGCAAAAGCATGACGCAACCCAACGTATACTGGACGCTGGATACACCACTGGCCACCATCATAGGTATGCATAGCAACACGCCCAAGTTCGGATCAGTGAGTGAGGAGCAACGCCAATGGCTGATCAGTGAACTGATCGCCGCCAATGCCCAACGCCCTGATAAGGCAGTGATCTTGTGCGTGCACCATGCGCCGTACTCAGCCGATACCAACCATGGCGCCAGCGCGTATATGATCAGCCTTTTAGAAGGGGTATTCGATCAGATAGGTATCAGGCCAGATGTGGTATTAAGCGGCCATGTGCACAACTATCAGCGTTTCCAAAAACACTACGCCAACGGCTCTTTGACCTACATCGTGGCAGGATCAGGCGGTTTTAGTGAACTGCACTCTATAGCCGCCACCGATGATGCCCGTTTTACCGCCGATAGCCCATTATTAAAGGATGTTGACCTGGTGACCTACAACGAAGCGGCCCATGGTTTTCTTAAGATCTCCGTCGAAAAGCAGCCTGATCAGGGCCTGCTGATCACGGGAGAATATTACGCCATGCCGCACCCTGATGACGTGGCCGGTGACCCTCAAGCCTCCTTATCCGACCGTTTCCAGATCAATGCATCTGTGTAA
- a CDS encoding single-stranded DNA-binding protein, whose amino-acid sequence MKENSCVNKVMLMGRIIKEPRWHVSGGERILCFSLLTIEQIGREATTTHTETHDIKIGERLINVHDLNKGALVYVQGRLQTQQFTDEQAIRRYRTFISAQSVNLITV is encoded by the coding sequence ATGAAAGAGAATTCTTGTGTAAATAAGGTCATGTTGATGGGACGCATCATCAAAGAGCCCCGCTGGCACGTTAGTGGCGGCGAGCGTATACTTTGTTTTTCATTATTAACGATAGAGCAAATAGGACGTGAGGCCACTACCACTCACACCGAAACGCATGATATCAAGATCGGCGAACGGCTGATCAATGTGCACGACCTCAATAAAGGCGCATTGGTTTACGTACAAGGACGCTTGCAAACGCAGCAGTTCACTGATGAACAGGCCATCAGGCGTTACCGTACCTTTATCAGCGCGCAAAGCGTTAACCTGATCACCGTTTGA
- a CDS encoding GAF domain-containing sensor histidine kinase, translating into MLQIFNFEESPLFDQEMPTHTDHHPQQEPANAAHPPPDVTDHDLISQLGQALAHAHQPEQIKAIAARLLAEVTERDRIAAEAAKAEEQLRNSADRYRTLLNSIDEGFCIIEMIHDENGKPIDYLFVEVNHIFEKQTGLRDVVGKKVSHLSPLTEDHWLQDYDNVARTGQPMRVENYHAGTERWYLANAARVGHAGSKQVGVVFEDITERKRFEQRQALLLQLTDALRPVADPTQIQQTMAHTIRDFYKVDRCFYAEIENGDAIIRRDACPADLPSIAGTYAIGSMRLFNSVLDAGKPFIVTDAHTSPILDEELRALCLSLQIISFLDVPVIKHGVPVGILCITHSVPREWDDFDIELAAEIAERTWTAVERSHAQAALHRAEADERVRKVMLQNQQETFKATLSIQEEERRRISESLHNGLGQLLYGIKISLSHLTCDQATADPNTFITHKQYTDQLLSQAIRESRRISHELIPAMLEDFGLKAAIEDICKQFSNGVQFRCKITGITERLDGYLELAIFRIVQELLTNVIKHAKATLVWANVKLQNEVIIISVKDNGKGFNTTVGKRPGIGLASIRSKMKLMNGDVKVITAANEGSTVKVTLPLQRTDS; encoded by the coding sequence TTGCTCCAAATATTTAATTTTGAAGAAAGCCCGTTATTTGACCAAGAGATGCCGACCCACACCGATCACCATCCACAGCAGGAGCCAGCTAATGCTGCGCACCCCCCGCCCGATGTTACTGACCATGACCTGATCAGCCAGCTTGGCCAGGCCCTTGCTCATGCCCACCAGCCTGAACAGATTAAAGCTATCGCGGCCAGGCTACTGGCCGAGGTCACTGAACGGGACCGTATCGCAGCAGAGGCTGCCAAAGCCGAGGAACAGCTACGTAACAGTGCCGACCGGTATCGTACGTTACTCAACTCTATAGATGAGGGGTTTTGCATCATCGAGATGATCCATGATGAAAACGGCAAGCCTATCGATTACCTTTTTGTAGAGGTGAACCACATATTTGAAAAGCAGACCGGCCTGCGCGATGTGGTAGGTAAAAAGGTAAGCCATCTATCGCCCCTTACTGAGGATCACTGGCTGCAAGATTATGATAACGTTGCGCGTACCGGCCAGCCCATGCGTGTAGAGAACTATCATGCCGGCACCGAGCGCTGGTACCTGGCCAACGCCGCCCGGGTAGGCCATGCCGGGAGCAAGCAGGTAGGCGTGGTATTTGAGGACATAACCGAGCGCAAACGCTTTGAGCAACGCCAGGCCCTATTACTCCAACTGACCGATGCTTTGCGCCCAGTGGCCGACCCGACCCAGATACAACAGACCATGGCTCACACCATACGCGACTTTTACAAGGTGGATCGGTGTTTTTACGCTGAGATAGAAAACGGAGACGCCATTATACGCCGCGACGCCTGCCCTGCCGACCTGCCGTCGATCGCGGGCACGTACGCTATTGGCAGCATGCGTTTGTTCAATAGTGTGCTGGATGCCGGCAAACCGTTCATCGTTACCGATGCTCACACCTCTCCCATTTTGGATGAGGAATTACGCGCGTTATGTCTTTCGCTCCAGATCATTTCTTTTCTTGATGTGCCGGTGATCAAGCATGGTGTACCCGTAGGTATACTGTGCATCACACACTCCGTACCCCGCGAGTGGGATGATTTTGACATTGAACTGGCCGCCGAGATAGCCGAACGCACCTGGACCGCCGTAGAACGATCGCACGCCCAGGCGGCCCTACACCGTGCCGAAGCAGATGAGCGGGTGAGGAAGGTGATGTTACAAAATCAGCAGGAGACCTTTAAAGCCACGCTATCCATCCAGGAAGAAGAACGCCGCCGTATATCAGAAAGCTTGCATAACGGCTTGGGGCAATTGCTTTACGGCATCAAGATCAGCTTGAGCCACCTTACCTGCGATCAGGCCACCGCCGATCCTAATACCTTCATCACGCATAAGCAATACACTGATCAGCTGCTGAGCCAGGCCATACGCGAGAGCCGGCGTATATCGCACGAGTTGATTCCAGCCATGCTGGAGGATTTTGGGCTCAAGGCCGCCATTGAGGATATCTGTAAACAATTTTCGAATGGTGTGCAGTTCAGGTGTAAGATCACCGGCATTACCGAGCGCCTTGATGGTTACCTGGAATTGGCCATTTTCCGTATCGTTCAGGAACTGCTTACCAATGTGATCAAGCATGCCAAGGCGACGCTGGTTTGGGCTAACGTTAAATTACAGAACGAGGTGATCATCATTAGCGTGAAAGATAATGGCAAAGGCTTCAACACGACCGTGGGCAAACGCCCGGGCATTGGGCTGGCATCGATACGCAGCAAGATGAAACTCATGAACGGCGATGTTAAGGTGATCACGGCGGCTAACGAGGGATCTACCGTTAAGGTAACGCTGCCGCTGCAACGTACCGATAGCTGA
- a CDS encoding response regulator transcription factor produces the protein MVKIILAEDHNIVRNGIRNLLEKVKDLKIVGEALNGQEVLDLLDSGISADMILADINMPVMSGIEMAERLKEQGSIVKVVILSMLDHERYVVQAFQAGVSGYLLKNISADELIFSLQHIHIDGRYICSELSLRFLDRLIQQPNRHKLEAETGIEYTSREIETLILIADGLTNQEIADRLFTSKRTIENYRQSLIEKTGTKNTASLIRYAIQNGLIN, from the coding sequence ATGGTAAAGATCATACTGGCAGAGGACCACAATATTGTACGCAACGGCATCCGTAACCTGCTCGAAAAGGTTAAGGACCTTAAGATCGTTGGCGAGGCACTCAATGGCCAGGAGGTACTTGACCTGCTCGATAGTGGCATCAGCGCCGATATGATCCTGGCCGATATCAATATGCCCGTAATGAGCGGTATCGAGATGGCCGAAAGATTGAAAGAGCAGGGCTCGATCGTAAAAGTAGTGATCCTGAGTATGCTCGATCACGAGCGCTACGTTGTGCAAGCCTTCCAGGCTGGGGTGAGCGGCTACCTGCTCAAGAACATAAGCGCCGATGAACTGATCTTCTCGCTCCAGCATATCCATATCGACGGCCGTTACATTTGCTCCGAACTATCCCTACGCTTTTTAGACAGGCTGATCCAACAGCCTAACCGCCATAAATTAGAGGCCGAGACCGGCATCGAATACACCTCACGCGAGATCGAGACGCTGATCCTCATCGCCGACGGCCTGACCAACCAGGAGATCGCTGACCGCCTGTTCACCAGCAAACGCACCATCGAGAACTACCGCCAGTCGCTCATTGAAAAGACCGGCACCAAGAACACTGCCTCCCTGATCCGCTATGCCATACAGAACGGACTGATCAATTGA
- a CDS encoding mechanosensitive ion channel family protein — MNMKKEFNIDKLYDRVWDWLIAYGPRFLLGMVVLFVGMWLIRWLLDRSRQGMHRKEIDPSAKPFLISMLGVAMRVLLIIGVMQIIGLELTLFTAVVGAFGVAAGLALSGTLQNFASGIMILLLKPFVIGDNILAQGLEGTVTSIEIFYTTVTTFDNRVVIIPNSKLSNEVIINISREGKRRMDISFKLPNQIALTEARQVINNAIDKVSNVLVEPARRIGVSELQYDGYVVMVNVWVNAHGYYDTKLTLQETILQDIKDAGIKLPGL, encoded by the coding sequence ATGAATATGAAGAAAGAGTTCAATATAGACAAGCTTTACGACCGTGTTTGGGACTGGCTGATCGCTTACGGGCCACGCTTTTTGCTGGGTATGGTGGTATTATTTGTGGGCATGTGGCTCATCCGCTGGCTGCTCGACCGCTCCCGCCAAGGTATGCACCGTAAAGAGATAGACCCATCGGCCAAACCGTTCCTGATCAGCATGTTGGGCGTGGCCATGCGGGTACTGCTCATCATCGGTGTGATGCAGATCATAGGACTTGAGTTGACGCTATTCACTGCCGTAGTAGGCGCCTTTGGTGTGGCCGCCGGCCTGGCCCTTTCGGGCACGTTACAGAACTTTGCCAGCGGTATCATGATCTTGCTGCTCAAGCCCTTCGTGATCGGCGATAATATACTTGCGCAGGGATTGGAAGGCACCGTGACCTCCATCGAGATATTTTATACCACCGTGACCACCTTTGACAACCGGGTGGTGATCATCCCCAACAGCAAACTCTCTAACGAGGTGATCATCAACATCAGCCGTGAAGGCAAGCGCCGAATGGATATCTCCTTTAAACTGCCCAATCAAATAGCCCTTACAGAGGCCAGGCAGGTGATCAACAATGCCATTGATAAGGTGAGCAACGTGTTGGTAGAACCCGCGCGCCGCATAGGTGTAAGCGAGCTGCAGTACGATGGTTACGTGGTGATGGTGAACGTTTGGGTGAACGCCCATGGCTATTACGACACCAAACTAACGCTACAGGAGACCATACTACAGGACATAAAGGATGCGGGCATCAAACTGCCCGGGTTATAA
- a CDS encoding glycoside hydrolase family 28 protein — protein sequence MKKIFLFACLTAFTFAAHAQDLVITRYGVKVNDSTILNTKAIQKVIDKAAANGGGTVVIPKGTYLSGALFFKPKTHLRLMEGAVLKGSDNINDYPLLPSRMEGRKLDYYAALVNAYQVNGFTITGPGMINGNGARFWKQFWDHRDSMRKAGKESTNLEVHRPRLLFIWGCNNVTIKNAKLVNSGFWTTHLYQCQNVLIENCRITSPFEPVPAPSSDGVDIDVCKKVTVRNCYVSVNDDAICIKGGKGPNAHQLPENGIVEDVLVENCTIGPAHATLTLGSESIHARNIVMRNCKVNNDMPLLKLKMRPDTYQHFENIRVENITGKCGKIIEIAPWKQFFDLGGSAEKPFGTVHDITLSNIKVDCLKFGELEGNPLDKVSNITFKNITATAKDPELKNIYKGIKAENVTVNGAPLKL from the coding sequence ATGAAGAAGATCTTTCTATTTGCTTGCTTAACTGCCTTTACATTTGCTGCGCACGCGCAGGACCTGGTGATCACCCGCTATGGAGTGAAGGTCAATGATAGCACCATTTTAAATACCAAAGCCATACAAAAGGTGATCGATAAAGCCGCTGCCAACGGTGGTGGCACTGTAGTGATCCCAAAAGGTACTTACCTGAGTGGTGCGCTCTTTTTTAAACCCAAAACTCACCTGCGCCTCATGGAAGGTGCGGTATTGAAGGGGTCAGACAATATCAATGACTATCCGCTGCTCCCCTCACGTATGGAAGGCCGAAAGCTGGACTATTATGCAGCTTTGGTGAACGCCTACCAGGTGAATGGTTTCACCATAACCGGTCCGGGTATGATCAATGGCAACGGTGCGCGTTTTTGGAAACAGTTTTGGGATCACCGCGACTCAATGCGTAAAGCGGGGAAGGAATCGACCAACCTCGAAGTGCATCGCCCTCGCTTGTTGTTCATTTGGGGATGCAACAACGTGACCATCAAGAACGCCAAATTGGTTAACTCAGGCTTTTGGACCACCCACCTGTACCAATGCCAGAACGTGCTGATCGAAAATTGCCGTATCACCTCGCCATTTGAACCGGTACCGGCCCCAAGCAGCGACGGTGTTGATATAGATGTATGCAAAAAAGTGACCGTGCGCAACTGCTATGTATCGGTAAATGATGATGCTATTTGCATCAAGGGTGGCAAAGGCCCTAATGCGCATCAACTGCCCGAGAACGGTATCGTAGAGGATGTGCTGGTAGAGAACTGCACCATTGGCCCCGCTCATGCCACGCTTACCCTTGGCAGCGAAAGTATACACGCCCGCAACATTGTGATGCGTAATTGCAAAGTGAATAACGATATGCCGCTATTGAAACTCAAGATGCGCCCCGATACGTACCAGCATTTTGAGAACATCAGGGTGGAGAACATTACCGGCAAGTGCGGCAAGATCATTGAGATAGCTCCGTGGAAGCAGTTCTTTGACCTGGGTGGCAGTGCCGAAAAACCTTTTGGAACGGTGCATGACATCACCCTATCGAACATTAAGGTGGACTGCCTCAAATTTGGCGAGCTGGAAGGCAACCCGCTGGATAAGGTATCTAATATCACTTTTAAAAATATCACTGCCACCGCAAAAGACCCTGAATTGAAGAATATTTACAAAGGCATTAAGGCAGAGAATGTGACCGTGAACGGTGCTCCATTAAAACTGTAA
- a CDS encoding response regulator, producing MAREGRSKRILIIDNDEAVLDVLSEILTYEGYQVTGLLETPDILKEINQHEPDILIIDYILDGINGGEMCHQVKFNEATCKLPVVLMSAHSRVIRSLGDYHCDVFISKPFDLKEMTDSISSLTRSDTFLERT from the coding sequence ATGGCGAGAGAGGGGCGTAGCAAACGAATACTGATCATAGACAACGACGAAGCCGTATTGGATGTATTAAGCGAGATACTTACATACGAAGGTTATCAGGTCACCGGCTTGCTGGAAACACCAGATATATTAAAGGAGATAAACCAGCACGAACCTGATATTTTGATCATTGACTATATACTTGATGGTATCAATGGCGGCGAGATGTGCCACCAGGTCAAATTCAATGAGGCTACCTGCAAGTTACCGGTGGTGCTGATGTCGGCACATTCAAGGGTGATCCGCTCTTTAGGCGATTACCATTGCGACGTTTTTATCTCCAAGCCATTTGATCTGAAAGAGATGACAGATTCGATCAGTTCACTTACAAGGTCAGATACATTTTTGGAACGTACATGA
- a CDS encoding GNAT family N-acetyltransferase: METTSVIRSFEQLSNIQLYQLLKLRSEVFVVEQNCVFLDADDKDQKCHHLLLYKGEALAAYSRIVPAGVSYAEVSIGRVVTSPAFRGTGLGRELMERSIQACADLYGAQPVRIGAQYYAVKFYGSLGFVPEGEIYDEDGIDHIEMVLHPDKNII, translated from the coding sequence ATGGAAACTACCAGTGTCATCCGGTCATTCGAGCAACTGAGCAACATTCAACTGTACCAATTATTAAAGCTGCGCAGCGAGGTATTTGTGGTAGAGCAGAACTGCGTTTTCCTGGATGCTGATGATAAGGACCAGAAATGCCATCACCTGTTGCTGTACAAGGGCGAAGCGCTGGCCGCTTATAGCCGCATCGTGCCGGCAGGGGTGTCGTATGCCGAAGTATCGATCGGTCGAGTGGTCACCTCGCCTGCGTTCAGGGGCACCGGCTTAGGGCGTGAGTTGATGGAAAGATCGATCCAGGCGTGTGCTGACCTGTATGGCGCGCAGCCGGTGCGCATCGGGGCTCAGTACTATGCGGTCAAATTTTATGGTTCGTTAGGCTTCGTGCCCGAAGGCGAGATCTATGACGAGGATGGGATAGACCACATCGAGATGGTGCTGCATCCGGATAAAAACATCATTTAA
- a CDS encoding glycoside hydrolase family 28 protein — protein MRSFNKIMLLVALAASPFVSQAQKGSKVQFTKVTVKAPFAMPAIKVPDLSRCPKFEVTGLGTAERDKTRNSKAIADAITRANAAGGGVVVIPPGEWPTVKVHFKSNVELHLSKGATLLFSDDPQDYLPAVHTTWEGMECYNYSPLIYAYKCDNVAITGEGQLKAKMDVWKVWFARPRPHMLSLKRLYQMAEKYVPVEQRQMVNDTAHLRPQFIQFNRCNNVLIEGVSIQNSPFWTIHPYLCTNVVIRKLKVYAHGHNNDGVDPEMSQNVLIENCEFDQGDDAVAIKSGRNPEGWRLKTPSKNIVIRNCLVKNGHQLIAIGSELSGGIENVLAENCTVQDGAKLGHLLFIKTNERMGGYVKNINMVNISSGKIDLGVLGIETDVLYQWRDLVPTTIKKLTPISDVHLRNITAKEAQFMSRIQGQKELPVKNVTLNNVSVGKITDKKTISENVTGLSVSQ, from the coding sequence ATGCGTAGTTTCAACAAGATCATGCTGTTGGTGGCCCTCGCGGCATCGCCATTCGTTTCACAAGCTCAAAAAGGGAGCAAAGTACAGTTCACCAAAGTGACCGTAAAAGCCCCTTTTGCTATGCCGGCCATCAAGGTGCCTGATCTGTCCAGATGCCCCAAATTTGAGGTGACCGGCTTAGGCACCGCCGAACGGGACAAGACCCGTAATAGCAAAGCCATAGCCGACGCCATTACCAGAGCCAATGCGGCAGGTGGCGGCGTGGTGGTGATCCCACCCGGTGAGTGGCCTACGGTCAAGGTGCATTTTAAAAGCAATGTGGAGCTACACTTAAGCAAAGGCGCTACGCTGCTGTTCTCTGATGATCCGCAAGATTATCTGCCCGCCGTGCACACCACCTGGGAGGGCATGGAGTGCTATAACTACTCGCCTTTGATCTACGCTTATAAATGCGATAATGTGGCCATTACCGGCGAGGGACAGTTAAAGGCCAAGATGGATGTTTGGAAGGTATGGTTCGCAAGGCCAAGGCCACATATGCTAAGCCTGAAACGCCTGTACCAGATGGCCGAAAAGTATGTGCCTGTTGAGCAAAGGCAAATGGTGAATGATACGGCGCACCTGCGCCCGCAGTTCATCCAGTTCAACCGCTGCAATAATGTGCTTATAGAGGGCGTGTCCATACAGAATAGTCCATTTTGGACCATACACCCGTACTTGTGTACCAACGTAGTGATCCGCAAATTGAAGGTATATGCGCACGGCCATAACAACGACGGGGTAGACCCCGAAATGAGCCAGAACGTGCTGATCGAAAATTGTGAATTTGACCAGGGCGATGATGCTGTGGCCATCAAATCGGGCCGCAACCCCGAGGGCTGGCGGTTGAAGACCCCGTCCAAGAACATCGTGATCCGTAACTGCCTCGTGAAGAACGGTCACCAGCTGATCGCCATAGGCAGCGAACTTTCGGGCGGTATAGAGAACGTTTTGGCCGAGAACTGTACCGTACAGGATGGCGCCAAACTGGGCCATTTGCTCTTCATTAAGACCAATGAGAGAATGGGTGGCTACGTCAAGAACATCAACATGGTCAATATCAGTTCGGGCAAGATCGACCTGGGCGTATTGGGCATAGAGACCGACGTGCTTTACCAATGGCGCGACCTGGTACCTACCACCATTAAAAAGCTGACACCGATCAGCGATGTTCATCTGCGTAACATCACCGCTAAAGAAGCGCAGTTCATGTCGAGGATACAGGGGCAAAAAGAGTTGCCGGTAAAGAATGTGACGCTCAATAATGTGAGCGTTGGTAAGATCACCGACAAAAAGACCATCAGCGAGAATGTTACCGGCCTTAGCGTTAGCCAGTAA
- a CDS encoding response regulator: MIKILLAEDHAIVRNALKELLEKVPTIRVVGEALNGSDVISMITTLEADILLADLNMPGLNGVDLARQLNQQKHPIKVMMLTMHDHRSYVIDAFRAGVQAYLIKNVSGDELVFAIKQVHSGRKYLANELSLQLLDERLKAPVQVLEGGIKAELSAREKLVLELMAEGLTNQQIADRLFTSKRTVEGHRQAMIKKTGVSNTASLIKYAMINQLI; the protein is encoded by the coding sequence ATGATCAAGATATTATTGGCTGAAGATCACGCCATTGTTAGGAACGCACTCAAGGAATTACTGGAAAAGGTACCCACGATCAGGGTGGTGGGCGAAGCACTGAACGGCAGCGATGTGATCAGCATGATCACCACACTGGAAGCCGACATTTTGCTGGCCGACCTTAACATGCCCGGACTTAACGGGGTCGACCTGGCCCGGCAACTCAACCAGCAAAAACACCCTATTAAGGTAATGATGCTCACCATGCATGATCACCGATCTTATGTGATCGATGCATTTAGGGCCGGGGTACAGGCATACCTGATCAAGAACGTAAGCGGCGACGAACTGGTGTTCGCTATTAAACAGGTACACAGCGGGCGTAAGTACCTGGCCAACGAGCTGTCGTTACAACTATTGGATGAAAGATTAAAGGCACCGGTACAGGTGCTTGAAGGAGGAATAAAAGCAGAGCTATCGGCACGCGAAAAACTTGTACTTGAGCTGATGGCAGAGGGACTGACCAACCAGCAAATAGCCGACCGGCTATTTACCAGTAAGCGTACAGTGGAAGGGCATCGCCAGGCCATGATCAAAAAGACCGGCGTCAGCAATACCGCTTCACTCATCAAGTACGCCATGATCAATCAACTCATTTGA